A region from the Desulfoglaeba alkanexedens ALDC genome encodes:
- a CDS encoding flagellar hook assembly protein FlgD, protein MNVNSYQPSYTLPAAQGPVPSDGPKKTIADMGSFLLMFTTQLQHQDPTNPMESHEMAAQLAQFSTVEQLTQINGTLQTQQNYLSSINNTQLLTLIGKHVTAADDRVRVNGGEVSQGGFRLEAPAEVTVSIQDADGRVVRTLDMGVLEAGEHALAWDGTDSKGKTVTDGVYTFQVEATGAQGQPLEATTTVSDSVYGFNMEEGQSYLVLGDADGLKVPIGALLHIRDTTPEPTPTEGTSL, encoded by the coding sequence ATGAACGTCAATTCGTATCAGCCGTCGTATACGCTGCCGGCCGCTCAGGGACCCGTCCCGTCGGACGGCCCGAAGAAGACCATCGCCGACATGGGATCGTTTCTGCTCATGTTCACGACTCAGCTTCAGCACCAGGATCCCACGAATCCCATGGAATCCCACGAAATGGCAGCCCAGCTGGCTCAATTCAGCACGGTGGAGCAGCTCACTCAAATCAACGGCACGCTCCAGACTCAGCAGAACTACTTGTCATCCATCAACAACACCCAACTTCTCACCCTGATCGGAAAACACGTGACAGCCGCAGACGACCGGGTCCGCGTGAACGGCGGTGAGGTCTCCCAGGGAGGCTTCCGACTGGAGGCGCCGGCCGAAGTGACCGTTTCCATACAGGACGCCGACGGCCGTGTGGTTCGGACGCTCGATATGGGAGTCTTGGAAGCGGGTGAACACGCGTTGGCCTGGGATGGAACCGATTCCAAAGGCAAAACGGTTACGGACGGAGTCTACACGTTCCAGGTGGAAGCGACGGGCGCGCAGGGGCAGCCCCTGGAAGCGACGACCACCGTGAGCGATTCCGTTTACGGTTTCAACATGGAGGAAGGTCAGTCCTACCTGGTTCTTGGAGACGCCGACGGACTGAAGGTGCCCATCGGGGCATTGCTTCACATTCGGGACACGACCCCTGAACCGACGCCGACGGAAGGCACCTCCTTGTGA
- a CDS encoding flagellar motor protein: MDIATLIGIFSAFALVLISIMIGGSLTLFFNIPSIFIVFGGTIGATMIHYPIRDVLSVMNVAKNVFFTRVWSTQEVVDRFVEFANKSRREGILALESELANVDDPFMVKGLQLTVDGMEPDSIKEILETEIEYLEERHRSGAEVLNTMATFFPAMGMIGTLIGLVQMLSSMEDPSTIGPAMAVALLTTFYGAVAANLVCLPMAGKLRKRSQEETLVKEMIISGIVAVANGENPRIIEQKLHSFVPPKARASRFD; encoded by the coding sequence ATGGACATCGCAACATTGATCGGAATTTTTTCGGCCTTCGCCCTGGTCCTCATCTCCATCATGATCGGTGGCAGCCTCACGCTCTTTTTCAACATTCCTTCCATCTTCATCGTCTTCGGCGGCACCATCGGAGCCACCATGATCCATTATCCCATCCGAGACGTCCTGAGCGTCATGAACGTAGCGAAGAACGTCTTTTTCACCCGGGTGTGGAGCACCCAGGAGGTGGTGGACCGATTCGTGGAATTCGCCAACAAATCGCGGAGAGAAGGAATCCTGGCCTTGGAATCGGAGCTGGCCAACGTGGACGATCCCTTCATGGTCAAGGGGTTGCAGCTCACGGTGGACGGGATGGAACCCGATTCCATCAAGGAGATCCTGGAGACGGAAATCGAATACCTTGAAGAGCGGCACCGGTCCGGGGCTGAGGTCCTGAACACCATGGCCACGTTCTTTCCGGCCATGGGGATGATCGGTACCCTCATCGGCCTGGTGCAGATGCTCTCAAGCATGGAGGACCCCAGCACCATTGGACCCGCCATGGCGGTGGCCCTGCTCACCACGTTCTACGGAGCCGTCGCCGCGAACCTGGTCTGCCTTCCCATGGCCGGAAAGTTGAGGAAGCGCAGCCAGGAAGAGACGCTCGTCAAGGAGATGATCATCAGCGGCATCGTGGCTGTGGCCAACGGGGAAAACCCGCGGATCATAGAGCAGAAGCTGCATTCCTTCGTGCCGCCCAAAGCCCGCGCCAGCCGCTTCGACTGA
- the fliM gene encoding flagellar motor switch protein FliM, which translates to MEQVLSQEEVDALLKGLSNGTIEAEQAEEDLDQDGVRPYDLTSQDRIIRGRMPTLEIINDRYARLHRITLSSTLQRIIDITVTQKEMIKFGDFLRTLPVPTSLHILKMDPLRGHVLLVVESRLIFNLVDCFFGGTGRSTFKIEGRDFTSIEQRVIHKVVRMALNDLEQAWKPVMPVRFEFVRSEVNPQFASIVPPTELVIVVHYELELENLIGKIILCLPYSTIEPIRSKLSASYQSDQLEVDQEWIDRFVRRLQEVPVEVVVQLGRATIKGRDLLQLHVGDVLVLDQDVQHPLRVFVEGVQKYKAAAGVHKGSLAIQIEEVIPPPRF; encoded by the coding sequence ATGGAACAGGTCCTGAGCCAAGAGGAAGTGGATGCGCTCCTCAAGGGGCTTTCCAACGGCACCATAGAAGCGGAGCAGGCCGAGGAGGACCTAGACCAGGACGGCGTTCGGCCCTACGATCTTACGAGCCAGGACCGGATCATCCGCGGGCGCATGCCCACCCTCGAAATCATCAACGACCGCTACGCACGGCTCCACCGCATCACCCTCTCGAGCACCCTTCAGCGGATCATCGACATTACGGTGACCCAGAAGGAAATGATCAAGTTCGGGGACTTCCTGAGGACGCTCCCTGTGCCGACGAGCCTGCACATCCTGAAGATGGACCCGCTCAGGGGCCACGTGCTCCTGGTCGTGGAAAGCCGGCTGATCTTCAACCTGGTCGACTGCTTTTTCGGAGGGACAGGGCGGAGCACCTTCAAGATCGAGGGCCGCGATTTCACGTCCATCGAGCAGCGCGTGATCCACAAGGTGGTGCGCATGGCTCTGAACGACCTGGAACAGGCATGGAAGCCGGTGATGCCCGTGCGATTTGAATTCGTGCGCTCCGAAGTCAACCCTCAGTTCGCCAGCATCGTACCGCCGACCGAACTGGTCATCGTGGTTCACTACGAACTGGAACTGGAGAACCTCATCGGAAAGATCATCCTCTGCCTCCCCTATTCAACCATCGAACCAATTCGTTCCAAGCTTTCCGCCAGCTACCAGAGCGACCAGCTGGAAGTGGACCAGGAGTGGATCGACCGGTTCGTGCGGCGGCTGCAGGAAGTGCCGGTCGAGGTGGTCGTCCAGCTGGGACGTGCGACCATCAAGGGGCGGGACCTGCTGCAGCTCCACGTGGGGGACGTGCTGGTGTTGGACCAGGATGTGCAACATCCGCTGAGGGTCTTCGTGGAAGGCGTCCAGAAGTACAAGGCGGCCGCTGGAGTTCACAAAGGGAGTCTGGCCATTCAGATTGAAGAGGTCATTCCGCCTCCCAGGTTCTGA
- the fliP gene encoding flagellar type III secretion system pore protein FliP (The bacterial flagellar biogenesis protein FliP forms a type III secretion system (T3SS)-type pore required for flagellar assembly.), with amino-acid sequence MPFSVFTRAGRILQPRTLAFLLVAAAPVFPSAALGADVQLPGLQFRLDGPNGPEQVSTVIEIVFLLTVLSLAPSLLILTTSFTRLAVVLSFMRTALGTQQSPPNQVIVGLALFLTFFIMQPVWHRIQAEALAPYREGEISGEEFLERAAEPMRDFMLKQTRENDLKLFVTLSREKPPENARQLPLATLIPAFVLSELKTAFQIGFLLYIPFIILDMVVSSILLSMGMMMLPPVMISLPFKLMLFVLVDGWNLLVTSLVQSFH; translated from the coding sequence ATGCCTTTTTCCGTTTTCACCAGAGCCGGGCGCATCCTGCAGCCCCGCACCCTGGCCTTCTTACTTGTGGCGGCCGCCCCGGTCTTTCCTTCCGCGGCTCTGGGCGCCGACGTTCAATTGCCTGGACTCCAGTTCCGGCTGGACGGCCCGAACGGCCCCGAACAGGTATCCACGGTGATCGAGATCGTCTTTCTCCTGACCGTTCTTTCCCTCGCACCATCGCTGCTTATTCTCACCACCTCGTTCACTCGCCTGGCCGTCGTCCTTTCCTTCATGCGAACCGCCCTCGGCACCCAGCAGTCTCCACCCAACCAGGTGATTGTCGGCCTGGCGCTTTTTCTCACCTTCTTCATCATGCAGCCCGTGTGGCATCGGATCCAGGCGGAAGCGCTGGCGCCGTACCGGGAAGGTGAGATTTCGGGGGAAGAGTTTCTCGAGCGAGCGGCCGAACCAATGAGGGACTTCATGCTGAAACAGACGAGAGAAAACGACCTCAAGCTGTTCGTCACCCTGTCCCGAGAGAAGCCGCCCGAAAACGCCCGTCAGCTCCCCCTTGCCACCCTGATTCCGGCGTTTGTGCTGAGCGAGCTCAAGACGGCCTTTCAGATCGGTTTTCTCCTGTATATTCCTTTTATTATCCTCGACATGGTGGTCTCGAGCATCCTCCTTTCCATGGGCATGATGATGCTGCCGCCGGTCATGATTTCCCTTCCCTTCAAGCTCATGCTCTTCGTTCTGGTGGACGGCTGGAACCTGCTGGTGACGTCCCTCGTGCAGAGCTTCCATTAG
- the fliN gene encoding flagellar motor switch protein FliN — MSASQPPQEKPGLDPMDAPNVSQEETKNPAARGIENGSGKAESRGLDFILDLPLEVSVELGRTKLLINDLLQLGQGSIVELNKFAGEPLEILVNQKLVARGEAVVVNEKFGVRITDIISPLERVKQLG; from the coding sequence ATGAGCGCGAGTCAGCCCCCGCAAGAGAAGCCGGGACTCGATCCGATGGACGCCCCGAACGTGAGCCAGGAAGAGACCAAGAACCCGGCCGCCAGGGGAATCGAAAACGGGTCCGGAAAGGCCGAATCCCGGGGCCTGGATTTCATCCTCGACCTGCCTCTGGAGGTCTCAGTGGAACTCGGTCGTACCAAGCTCCTCATCAACGACCTCCTGCAATTGGGGCAGGGTTCCATCGTGGAACTCAACAAGTTCGCCGGCGAACCCTTGGAAATCCTCGTCAACCAGAAACTGGTGGCCCGAGGCGAAGCGGTCGTGGTGAATGAAAAGTTCGGGGTTCGCATCACCGACATCATCAGCCCCCTGGAACGGGTGAAACAGCTCGGCTGA
- a CDS encoding flagellar basal body-associated FliL family protein, which produces MEKKKPDAKPAEAPAKKKFPLVKIVMGVVIVVVLAGGGFAAWSYFSAKGGLPLPMSPAPASPKPVLQDMETFLVNLSDPQGERYLKLTMRLRLSNPQTAAEFTERNSELRDAVLMLLSSKERDDISTLSGKMALKRALMAQMNRLLRQGQVEDIYFTEFLVQ; this is translated from the coding sequence ATGGAAAAAAAGAAGCCGGACGCCAAGCCCGCCGAAGCCCCGGCGAAAAAGAAGTTTCCCCTGGTCAAGATCGTCATGGGGGTGGTGATAGTCGTGGTTCTCGCCGGCGGCGGGTTCGCCGCATGGTCTTATTTTTCGGCCAAGGGAGGTCTGCCGCTTCCCATGAGTCCCGCTCCGGCGTCCCCAAAGCCCGTCCTTCAAGACATGGAAACGTTTCTGGTCAACCTCTCGGATCCCCAGGGAGAACGATACTTGAAGTTGACCATGCGGCTCCGCCTGAGCAACCCTCAAACGGCGGCCGAATTCACCGAAAGGAATTCCGAACTTCGGGACGCCGTGCTGATGCTGCTTTCCAGCAAAGAACGCGATGACATCAGCACGCTTTCCGGGAAGATGGCGCTCAAGCGAGCCCTGATGGCCCAGATGAACCGTCTGCTCCGACAGGGCCAGGTGGAAGACATCTATTTCACCGAATTTCTGGTTCAATAA
- the fliR gene encoding flagellar biosynthetic protein FliR, with protein sequence MVFTIDPIQVRLLLAVLLRLSLTFFLLPIFRTRAVPNHVKVLAVVSLAFMLFPLVRGELEPLPLNPAGLARAVIGEILLGTVFALSMHLILGAFQMAGQLITFQMGLGFAQVVDPQYGTQEVLFSQWLQVIATLIFFSMDGHLVILKALVESFRTIPLGGFLADARLYGKVLALSTQMFLIAVKIAAPVTAVLLITQAGLGIIAKFSPQINVLIVSLPLTIVLGLFFTLSSLPSWGHAVGLYLKTLFRFFQALQM encoded by the coding sequence GTGGTCTTCACCATCGACCCGATACAGGTGCGACTCCTTCTCGCCGTTCTTCTGCGATTGAGCCTCACGTTTTTTCTCCTTCCCATCTTTCGAACCCGGGCGGTCCCCAACCACGTCAAGGTGCTGGCCGTGGTATCGCTGGCCTTCATGCTCTTCCCGTTGGTCCGGGGGGAACTGGAGCCGCTTCCGTTGAATCCAGCGGGCCTTGCGCGCGCGGTCATCGGAGAGATCCTGCTGGGCACGGTTTTTGCCCTTTCCATGCACCTGATTCTGGGCGCTTTCCAGATGGCCGGGCAACTCATTACGTTTCAGATGGGGCTGGGCTTCGCGCAGGTGGTGGATCCGCAATACGGAACTCAGGAGGTGCTCTTCAGCCAATGGCTTCAGGTGATCGCAACGCTCATTTTCTTTTCCATGGACGGCCACCTGGTCATCCTGAAAGCGCTGGTGGAAAGCTTTCGGACGATCCCTCTCGGAGGATTCCTTGCCGATGCCAGGCTGTATGGGAAAGTCTTGGCCCTTTCGACACAGATGTTTCTCATCGCCGTGAAGATCGCCGCTCCCGTCACGGCCGTGCTGCTGATCACCCAGGCGGGGCTCGGGATCATCGCCAAGTTCTCCCCTCAGATCAACGTGCTGATCGTGAGCCTCCCCCTTACCATCGTCTTGGGACTTTTCTTTACCCTCTCGTCGCTTCCCAGCTGGGGACACGCCGTCGGCCTTTACCTGAAGACGCTCTTTCGATTTTTCCAGGCGCTGCAGATGTGA
- the fliQ gene encoding flagellar biosynthesis protein FliQ has product MTQELVIGIARQALETMLLVSLPILLISLIEGVLIGIFQAVTQIQEMTITFVPKIVITFISLLVFGPWMTGKMIDFTREIFQNLPHWIG; this is encoded by the coding sequence ATGACCCAAGAACTGGTGATCGGAATCGCCCGGCAGGCCCTGGAAACCATGCTGCTCGTGAGTCTTCCCATCTTGTTGATCAGCCTGATTGAGGGAGTCCTCATCGGGATCTTTCAAGCCGTCACCCAGATTCAGGAAATGACCATCACTTTCGTGCCGAAAATCGTGATCACTTTCATTTCCCTCCTGGTTTTCGGGCCGTGGATGACGGGCAAAATGATCGATTTCACGCGGGAGATATTTCAAAACCTGCCCCATTGGATCGGATAG
- the flhB gene encoding flagellar biosynthesis protein FlhB: MAGSQDKSEKPTGKRLSEARKRGNIPKSRELNGLIGLAAGVAVLFFHAETLTSETRELMHQLWGMGFRAVGEGTLGTGLFVQIIGHLFTMIAPVALTVLVFSIAANLLQTRGFLLSFQAIEPKLSKLNPLEGVKRLVNLRSFSELIKSIVKIVAVGYAAGTVIHSERLLILSLTDRGLEDILGVLFTLILKLLVRAGGILLVLSLLDYRYQRWQHQKDLMMTKQEVKEEHKQSEGNPQVKSRIRSLQRALARRRMMSQVPKASVVITNPTHYAVALLYRQDMEAPKVVAKGMNRVAQNIIKIARRHRIPVVQNPPLARALYKQVLLEAAIPAALYRAVAKVLAYVYHHKQRAGLPT; encoded by the coding sequence ATGGCCGGAAGCCAGGACAAAAGCGAAAAACCGACGGGCAAGCGACTGTCAGAAGCCCGAAAGCGCGGCAACATTCCCAAGAGCCGCGAACTCAACGGCTTGATCGGACTCGCCGCGGGAGTCGCCGTCCTTTTCTTTCACGCGGAAACCCTGACCTCCGAAACCCGGGAACTCATGCACCAGCTGTGGGGGATGGGATTTCGAGCCGTCGGTGAAGGCACCCTGGGAACCGGGCTGTTTGTCCAGATCATCGGTCACCTTTTCACGATGATCGCCCCCGTCGCTCTCACGGTGCTCGTCTTTTCGATCGCCGCCAACCTGCTCCAAACCCGGGGCTTTCTCTTGTCCTTTCAGGCCATAGAGCCGAAGCTCTCCAAACTGAACCCCCTTGAAGGCGTCAAGCGCCTGGTCAACCTGCGCTCCTTTTCGGAGCTGATCAAGTCGATCGTCAAGATCGTTGCGGTCGGCTACGCCGCAGGGACGGTCATCCACTCGGAAAGGCTCCTGATCCTTTCGCTGACCGACCGTGGCCTCGAAGACATCCTGGGGGTCCTCTTCACGCTCATCCTGAAACTTCTCGTCCGGGCGGGGGGGATTCTCTTAGTGTTGAGCCTTCTGGACTACAGGTACCAGCGCTGGCAGCACCAGAAGGACCTCATGATGACCAAGCAGGAGGTCAAAGAGGAACACAAGCAGTCCGAAGGAAATCCGCAGGTCAAGTCGCGGATCCGGTCGCTTCAGCGCGCCCTGGCGCGCCGGCGCATGATGAGCCAGGTCCCCAAGGCGAGCGTGGTCATCACCAACCCGACCCACTACGCCGTGGCCCTCCTTTACCGCCAGGACATGGAAGCTCCCAAGGTGGTGGCCAAGGGGATGAACCGGGTGGCGCAGAACATCATCAAGATCGCACGCCGGCACCGCATTCCGGTGGTTCAGAACCCGCCGCTGGCACGAGCCTTGTATAAACAGGTACTACTGGAGGCCGCCATTCCCGCGGCGCTCTACCGGGCCGTCGCCAAAGTACTCGCCTACGTGTACCACCATAAGCAGCGGGCAGGGTTGCCCACTTAA
- a CDS encoding FliO/MopB family protein, with amino-acid sequence METGIQIAKMLMGLGVVLGVLFGAQYALKRWGIRLRPAAADAWVQVRARHALGPRHSLVVVTAGEKHYLLGLSPEGIRLLTPIDPPRDPSPSAATVLDPSAEKRG; translated from the coding sequence TTGGAGACAGGGATTCAGATCGCCAAGATGCTCATGGGGCTGGGGGTTGTGTTGGGGGTGCTTTTCGGCGCCCAGTATGCCTTGAAGCGCTGGGGAATCCGGCTGCGCCCCGCCGCAGCCGACGCGTGGGTCCAGGTAAGAGCGCGCCATGCGCTGGGTCCCCGGCATTCGCTGGTGGTGGTGACCGCGGGGGAGAAGCATTACCTGCTCGGACTTTCCCCGGAAGGTATTCGGCTGCTCACCCCCATCGACCCGCCCCGTGATCCCTCTCCTTCCGCCGCCACCGTCTTGGACCCTTCAGCCGAAAAACGCGGCTGA
- the flhA gene encoding flagellar biosynthesis protein FlhA, whose product MESTAGSVNHLWQRVRRLSDSDAMMGVAVVTILAVMLMPIPSGLLDIFLAVNLSFGLLVLLTTIYTVKPLDFGIFPSLLLVTTLFRLSLNVASTRLILLNGHTGPDAAGGIIQAFGQFVVGGNYVIGLVIFVILVIVNFVVITKGTERISEVAARFTLDAMPGKQMSIDADLNAGLIDESDARRRRLEITREADFYGTMDGASKFVRGDAIAGILITLINIIGGLAIGVLQKGMPAVDALKNYTLLTVGDGLVSQIPALVISTSAGILVSRAESDLGMGHAFGKQLALQPRPLAIAGAMLWGLAIMPGFPSLPLILVGSGLAGASYALRNKKTGEKAAARERAEGDAEKLEKGQPLPPSLDILELEVGYGLIPLVDESQQGDLLARIRAIRNQLALDYGIIVPSLHVRDNLQLKPSEYRLLLKGNPVAKGELMLGHLLALSTSDEAPPLDGVPTKDPAFGLPAFWIPENRRDQAVKAGYTVIDLSTVVATHLTELFKKYADELLTRQTVQRLLDHLSESHPKLIEDLTPNPLPLGTIQKVLQNLIRERVPIRDLQTICETLADQAAVSKDPEILTEYVRQALARTITRSYESEDGVLHVLTLAPELEDRLLKSIQKTDQGSFLALDPDFLQRLVQAINVEAKKAVNLGHHPVILSSPMVRRHLRKLLERFLPEVMVISHSELSSPLEIRSIGVIRIEHAR is encoded by the coding sequence ATGGAGTCGACCGCCGGAAGCGTGAACCACCTGTGGCAGCGCGTGAGGAGACTTTCCGACAGCGACGCTATGATGGGCGTCGCCGTGGTGACGATCCTGGCGGTGATGTTGATGCCCATTCCGAGCGGTCTCCTGGACATTTTTCTCGCCGTCAACCTGTCCTTCGGACTCCTGGTGCTCCTCACCACCATCTACACCGTCAAGCCGCTGGATTTTGGAATTTTTCCCTCACTGCTGCTGGTCACCACCCTCTTCCGCCTTTCGCTCAACGTGGCCAGCACCCGGCTCATCCTGCTCAACGGGCATACCGGGCCTGACGCAGCGGGCGGCATCATTCAAGCCTTCGGCCAGTTTGTGGTGGGGGGCAATTACGTCATTGGGCTGGTCATCTTCGTAATCCTGGTGATCGTCAACTTCGTGGTGATCACCAAGGGGACCGAGCGCATTTCGGAAGTGGCGGCACGGTTCACTCTGGACGCCATGCCCGGAAAGCAGATGAGCATCGACGCGGACCTCAACGCCGGACTCATCGACGAAAGCGACGCGCGCCGGCGCCGGCTGGAAATCACTCGGGAAGCCGATTTCTATGGAACCATGGATGGTGCGAGCAAGTTCGTCCGGGGAGACGCCATCGCGGGAATATTGATCACCCTGATCAATATCATCGGCGGACTCGCCATCGGCGTTCTGCAAAAGGGCATGCCGGCCGTGGACGCTCTCAAAAATTACACGCTGCTGACCGTCGGCGACGGCCTGGTTTCTCAGATTCCAGCGCTGGTCATTTCCACCTCGGCGGGCATCTTGGTGAGCCGGGCGGAGTCGGACCTGGGGATGGGTCATGCCTTCGGAAAGCAGCTCGCCCTTCAGCCGAGGCCGCTGGCCATAGCCGGGGCCATGCTCTGGGGGCTGGCGATAATGCCGGGGTTTCCCTCGCTGCCCTTGATTCTCGTGGGATCCGGGCTTGCGGGTGCTTCGTATGCGCTGAGGAATAAAAAAACCGGAGAAAAGGCCGCCGCACGCGAGCGAGCGGAAGGCGATGCGGAGAAACTGGAAAAAGGACAGCCCCTTCCTCCATCCCTCGATATCCTGGAACTGGAAGTGGGCTATGGACTCATCCCGCTGGTGGACGAAAGTCAACAAGGGGACCTGCTGGCGCGCATCCGCGCCATCCGCAATCAGCTCGCCCTGGACTACGGCATCATCGTTCCATCCCTTCACGTGCGGGACAACCTGCAGCTGAAACCTTCCGAATACCGCCTGCTTCTGAAAGGAAACCCGGTGGCCAAAGGGGAACTCATGCTCGGCCACCTGCTGGCGCTCAGTACCAGCGACGAGGCCCCTCCTTTGGACGGGGTCCCCACCAAGGATCCCGCCTTCGGCCTCCCCGCCTTCTGGATCCCGGAAAACCGGCGCGACCAGGCGGTCAAGGCCGGCTATACCGTCATCGACCTTTCCACGGTCGTGGCCACGCACCTCACCGAACTTTTCAAAAAATACGCGGATGAACTCCTCACACGACAGACGGTCCAGCGGCTGCTGGATCACTTGTCGGAATCTCATCCCAAGCTGATCGAAGATTTGACGCCCAACCCGCTGCCCCTGGGAACCATCCAGAAGGTACTCCAGAATCTGATCCGCGAACGTGTGCCCATCCGGGATCTCCAGACCATCTGCGAAACCCTGGCTGACCAGGCGGCTGTTTCAAAGGACCCGGAAATCCTCACCGAATACGTCCGCCAGGCGCTGGCACGCACCATCACCCGAAGCTACGAAAGCGAAGACGGCGTGCTGCACGTGTTGACCCTCGCCCCGGAACTGGAAGACAGGCTGTTGAAATCCATTCAAAAAACCGACCAAGGGTCCTTCCTGGCGCTGGATCCCGACTTTCTTCAACGGCTGGTTCAGGCGATCAACGTGGAAGCCAAGAAAGCCGTCAACCTGGGCCACCACCCGGTGATCCTCTCGTCACCCATGGTTCGGCGCCACCTGAGGAAGCTTTTGGAACGATTCTTGCCCGAGGTGATGGTCATCAGTCACAGCGAACTCAGCAGCCCGCTGGAAATACGGTCTATAGGTGTGATCAGGATCGAACATGCACGTTAA
- a CDS encoding flagellar hook-basal body complex protein: MGISQAMNIGVSGLNSSSTALTVVGDNIANSNTTAYKTNSARFGDMVAGYYPTLSRDRDREGAGTAIMGIVTEFSQGSLLSTTRWSDVAINGEGFFSVQVPNTNNIYYTRDGGFHMDKDGYLVNELGYHVLSRAGEAIKVDSPQDAWYTNYYIDSNGQIWGTPTDPQYLTYYSLEATGSPELFGGTLYFTEAYDTASFGDVTITITDRENPTVTGTITLNNTLYNHDADGDGTNDCFYGTIDLAKLVENGDITWPAALPEGHYSMEVTAPNPNTDPPEIQFLYANMDPQPILDGQLRVSTFANNNGLIRQGSNLYTQGPESKFPIHGTAGDGIRGNLFSYTIEGSNVDIAKEMVNMITYQASYNANSKTITTAAALLDVAVNMVR; this comes from the coding sequence ATGGGAATCAGTCAAGCCATGAACATCGGAGTCAGCGGCCTGAACAGCTCGAGCACCGCGCTCACGGTCGTCGGCGACAACATCGCCAACTCCAACACCACCGCGTACAAGACGAACAGTGCCCGGTTCGGGGACATGGTGGCAGGTTACTACCCGACGCTGTCGAGAGACAGGGACCGTGAAGGGGCGGGAACCGCCATTATGGGGATCGTGACCGAATTCTCTCAGGGATCGCTTCTCAGCACCACGCGCTGGTCGGACGTAGCCATCAACGGGGAAGGCTTCTTCTCGGTACAGGTCCCGAACACCAACAACATCTACTACACGCGCGACGGAGGCTTCCACATGGACAAAGACGGATACTTGGTGAACGAGCTGGGCTATCATGTGCTCAGCCGCGCCGGGGAAGCCATCAAGGTGGATTCTCCTCAGGACGCCTGGTACACCAACTACTACATCGACAGCAACGGCCAAATCTGGGGGACACCCACCGATCCGCAGTACCTCACCTATTATTCGCTGGAAGCGACCGGGAGCCCTGAGCTTTTCGGGGGGACACTCTATTTCACCGAAGCGTACGACACGGCTTCCTTCGGCGACGTCACCATCACCATCACCGACCGCGAAAATCCGACCGTCACCGGCACCATTACCCTGAACAACACCCTCTATAACCACGATGCCGACGGTGACGGCACCAACGATTGCTTCTACGGAACCATCGATCTGGCCAAGCTGGTGGAAAACGGCGATATCACCTGGCCGGCGGCCCTGCCTGAAGGACATTATTCCATGGAAGTAACGGCTCCCAACCCAAACACCGATCCGCCTGAGATTCAGTTTCTTTATGCCAACATGGACCCGCAGCCCATCCTGGACGGTCAGCTCCGGGTGAGCACCTTCGCCAACAACAACGGCCTGATCCGCCAGGGAAGCAACCTTTACACCCAGGGGCCCGAGTCCAAGTTTCCCATCCACGGAACAGCCGGCGACGGCATCCGAGGCAACCTATTCAGTTACACCATCGAAGGTTCCAACGTGGACATCGCCAAGGAAATGGTCAACATGATCACCTACCAGGCCAGCTACAACGCCAACTCCAAAACCATCACCACAGCTGCCGCGCTTCTGGATGTCGCGGTCAACATGGTTCGTTAA